Proteins encoded together in one Phalacrocorax aristotelis chromosome 7, bGulAri2.1, whole genome shotgun sequence window:
- the BCL2L10 gene encoding bcl-2-like protein 10 yields MPGSLKEETALLLEDYFQHRGGGAGLPPSPTAAALRRAAAELERRERPFFRSCAPLARAEPREAAALLGRVAAQLEADGGLNWGRLLALVVFAGTLAAALAERGCGDGPRRLVEALAAYLAEERGEWLEAHGGWDGFCRFFGRHDSQLADQSSTISNAIMAAAGFGIAGLAFLLVVR; encoded by the exons ATGCCGGGCTCGCTGAAGGAGGAGACGGCGCTGCTGCTGGAGGACTACTTCCAGCATCGCGGTGGCGGCGCCgggctgccccccagccccacggcggCCGCgctgcggcgggcggcggccgagCTGGAGCGGCGAGAGCGGCCCTTCTTCCGCTCCTGCGCGCCGCTGGCGCGGGCCGAgccgcgggaggcggcggcgctgcTGGGGCGGGTGGCGGCGCAACTGGAGGCCGACGGCGGCCTCAACTGGGGCCGGCTGCTGGCGCTGGTGGTCTTCGCCGGCACGCTGGCCGCCGCGCTGGCCGAGCGGGGCTGCGGCGACGGGCCGCGCCGCCTGGTCGAAGCGCTGGCCGCCTACCTGGCCGAGGAGCGGGGCGAGTGGCTGGAGGCGCACGGCGGATGG GATGGCTTCTGTCGCTTCTTTGGCAGACACGACTCCCAGCTGGCTGACCAGAGCAGTACCATAAGCAATGCGATCATGGCTGCAGCGGGGTTTGGAATAGCAGGATTGGCTTTTCTCTTGGTGGTGCGGTAG